The DNA sequence tatatGATCATGAAAGACtatcacatatttttattaaagtcgATCAAATACATACGCGCATTCAATATCCCGGGATCCTTCAGGCAATGCAGATTCATCATTAACTGTACGTTTTTCTGAGCGGTAGGGTGATAGGCCAGTGGTATATAAAACAGCGGCAAACATCCAGCATCTCTCCACTGCGGTAGCGTACTTGTTACAGTTGCTTGCGATTAGACAGCAGTCGATTCTACGCTCTAGCACTTTGTAGAGGTGATCTTAATCATTTTTCAttgcacaattaaaaaattatatagtacGATTAGCGAGacgaattttcaaaaaaataaaaaaacacgtGCCGCTATTAATTCTGCAATTCAGAAAGTGTGAAAGTTGCGATAAGAAAAGATTGAGCCCGTGACGCAACGATGTTTTCATTATATGGTTTTTTGGTGCGTGAACGCGCGTTGTCCTTGTTTTTAATCTACTTTGGTGTATTACTACGTGCGCCGCGACACTTGTCAGAAGTGGTATAATCGTTAATCCCAATAGAACTGTCTTTATTTGCAGAACATTCACTTGGTGCTACTATAGATCCTGTACTATCACGGATGTTAGAAAGATTGAAGAAAAAACTGaataatgtaagaaaaataataatcttttcaATTACTTCAAAACATAATACTAATTTCAATTACAATGAGAatcagataattaaaaaaaaattaatgtataacaaattaaaattcattataAATGTTGAATAATGTGAAACTAAATATAActaactaaatatatttaaaaaataaaaaaaattactctttTCAGATTATCACAAGAATATTATCCGCTAGATTATGACTGGagtttttaaaagatattaaaatgaaGTCAATTATTCTGCTATTACTACTGGTGAGTTCTGTTTTTTGTATACCTTGGCTAGATTTGTGGTTTCCTCAGCAATCTTCGTATTATAACCGGAATATTGGATACTATGAAAACGGTCCGTATTATCGTCAAAGTAGAGGTGGTAAGGAACGCTGGAAACAGATCTGTAAAACTATAAATCCAGATGCATACGCATTTCCAGGACGTGTGCCTTATCCCGCCGCGCCTGTTTGTCCATGGTAAAGGCCATATTTCGTTGAATGGTTGATCTATCGTGccaaatgtaaataaaaacgttacgttaaaaatatgaatttattgtAACAATATAGCTTTAGACAGTATACGTCCACCGGTTATGAGTATTTCAGTCAATGTTGCGTGTACGTATGTGCCCGTGTGTGACAATACTAGCAAACTAGTATACATAAACATTCGTGATTACATGCAACTACTTATACGTTCACCATGTAAAATacgaagcaaaaaaaaaaagaaattattcgcgcattgcgtttttcgcgaatttcatCACTCTTCACTTCTCGGCCCGTATTCGCACTTgcattgaattaaaaaaaataaaatttgttttaatccCAGAAAGTaactttgtattaaaataaaaaaatggtataaaaataattccgaaAATCAAGTTAAAAGCTAAACAATATagcttataaattattttatcgtgtatatatgtaaatgtttCACTGTACTGTAAAGTTATTTTGCACTTATGCAATTTTTATGCAACTTTCTTGCCTTccaatgttaaatttatagtGCGCATACGAACCTATGAAATATtctaattcaaattaaatcaCCTCAAAGGCTTGTTTATCGATTTATGTAACATTGATATTCTAAAATCGTCAATCTGTCTAATATACACGAGTAATATCCcgaactcttttttttcttcctacatataaaaataagttatgTACATTATGTATGTTACATTACAATATAAAGTTACgttcaagtttttaaaaaaatgcacgcTCCCACAGCGCTATTGTAATCATCAATAGtcttaaatataatgtatattacaTGCTTTATGTACAATTCAAGATCACAGAGTTCGTACAGCACGGCGATTTTGTGCGTACGTTGATGCTTATGGtttaagaaagataaaagccattttaaacaaattgaataatataaatacagtttaaatttaaaaaaaaaaaaaaaaagaatgatgtTTATCTATggttaatttgtaaaattatatctataagATTTTTTCAAAGTCATAAATATGAACGAATcaggaaatatatttcatttttcatagaactaacttttcttttatacagtGATAAATATGATACCGTCAAGACTTGTCCTCAGTAATGATCatcgagttaaaaaaatataattagtaatttttGCCGAAATGGGATATTCTGGTATCATAATTATACTGGCATCACAATTTTTTCACGCGACtgtctttaaataaattctattacgATCACTGTCTGGCATCGCCATTTAGCGATAATTTACCTGAAGAATTCTAGAATAACTTATTTCTTACTTGGATCACAATGATTTCGTTATTACTGGGGATAAATTCCACATTGCACTGGTAAAACCTTTTGCCGTTCGTACGAGAAACATTGGAAACGTACttaaatatgaaaagaatAATCATTTCCAGACTTGTATCAGGCCGTCCGTGCTCCCGGTAAGAATGCAAGTTTTTGACATCGCCACGGCGGAGATTGTATCATGTTGTCCAGAGGGTGGAGTCTCGGGACCGCTCTCCTCCATGTTTCTTCCTCTTGTATCACTTCCAGACAACGGATTAGAATCATCATCTACTAATACTTCTTGTACAACATTCGTTCCGTCTATCAAACGTAAACtgtaaacagaaaaataatatatatatatttatatatgtatgtatcaTTATAcagttatatacatatatatttatattaattacttactCATATGCTAATGAATTTGGCGTGAGAATATCGTTAGCAGCAGGCAAAGCAACGTAGGATGCAATAGGTCTATTAAAATCCCAAAAACGTAATCGCATATCAGTTCCGCCAGCCAAAAGAAAACCTGAACAATCGATGCATCCGGCGTACATAGCACACACTGTGTGACCAGTTTGAGTCCGGCTCAAAGGTGGAGCATTTGAGGCCCATAGAACCATTTGTCGATGATCAGTCTCTAGATTCCACATTGAGATTTCATTATTACCTTGCACCGCCGAGATTATCCATGAATTCTCAGTTGGATGTGTAATCACTTTTCGCACTCTGGCAcctaaaagatattttaagtataataaaatgacaTCATTGAAACAATGATTGAAAGTATTTTAAGTGACATTAATTgccgtaaaataatataaaataatattgacgaGATCTACCTGTTGGATGCTTGATACTTGTTATCGGTAGTTGAAATCTCAAGTCCCAACAAGTATGGATACCCGAACTTGTACCGAGAGTTAACCATTGCTGATGACTGTTTACGCAAAATGACGTGATAACTCCGTGCTTTAAATCGTTTTCCAAACGCCAAATAGTACCGGGACATCGCAGGTCCCAACCTACCAGCGATCCGTATAACGAGGCGTACACAAGAACTGATTGTGATCCAAAATCTAGATACTGAATATCGACAGCACTTCCTTCTTCCTGTTACATCAGTTGCGAggattgtttttaatattcgtaaatataaaatttttattattatagaaatCTTTAATTACCTGGCAATCTAATTGACGTGTGCCGATCAAGCTCATTTTACTGGAGTTTGGCTCAATCCGAAGTACAAATACTGTTCCAGATGTACTTGCCGAGCTTGCTAAAGATTGTCCCTGGTCGCATACAGTTAAACCAACCAGAGGACCTCCTCTATGCATATACGTTTGTCTGcaaaaaaaatcacaaaattaatacaatgtaatccgaaatttttaattaaaaatgtatcaaaatatattcaacATTTAATTGTTCTGGGAAAGAAAAGCAATACCTAGAACGATTAGCTATATTTCGTCCCTCCATTTTACTGGCATCCCAAATCTTAATGCATCCATCAGAGGAACTACTCGCAAAAAGGCTAGTATCCGGTATTGAAACTAATTTATTCACTGCAGCTCGATGCTCATGAAGATGTGCAACAGGAATTCCTCGGGGCCTCCAATCTTTTGGCAGTGATGACGAACCTTTTAGCCAAcatcaataataaataaaacaggatataatatttatttagcattatgtaatttatcaaaaaaacaaagatttaattttaccagCTTCGCAAGCGATATTATTAGCCCAACGTTTCGCTCTTAATACAGCTGCGTGTTGCTCTTGCTTTCGATATGTTAATTGCCGCACTTCTAATCGGCAAGGTGCACACCTatctgcaaaatttttataattatttaacaatatttttaacaattttataaaagacaaaaattacaaattattattttgttacttgcatattaatttcacTTACATTGTATGTAAGACCGTTCATGAAGCGAATGGTCATTCATAAGAGAATTTATACTAGTCATATCTGATAAGCAATGATGCGGAGATAAATGAATATCTCCGCTGTGTATGCTTTGGCTAGGACTGCCGCTGCTTCCAGTCATATCTGACATTTTAACGATAGCGTGCTGTtgcagtaatataaaaataattattgtaaaaaatataattggcagaatattaaaaaaaactttcaattaattattaatttattgtaataccTGAGTGTTATCTTGAGCTGCAAACATCGTGCGCCATTCTTGATTCATCGTTGCGTATGTTCCGGTCTCCGATGTTCTTCGATCCAATCTTTTAAAGGGCGGTAGAGTTAAGTCCCCCTTAGTATCGGGATATAATACGACGACATGATGCCTTATTCTATCTCTTACTAGACTTAGTTCCAGCTTGCCATCTGCGGACTTGATAGCATTTTGCTTCGAGTCTGCAGAATTGCGATACTTGTTGATCTTCATTAAATGAGGTTTCATAATCAATAATTGATCCTCAACTGCTTCAGTCATCGATTCCGAACTTAATCGCCtaaaaagctaaaaaaaatatctataaatctttttaaattaaatcttttttataattaaaatatttttcacacacaaaattactttaaaaaagaaaaacaaaataatataatcataCATACATTTCTTAAGGAGGTACTCATGTCGTTGTACTGTGACGGTACTACACCCGTTATGGCTTTTGCTCTGACTGCTTGCCTGTGTTCGAGCACTTGAAATAATTCCTCCACGTCATTATATTTCACTATAGAATCGTATACTATTCTAGATATGGGAGGAACGAGTGCCTCaagcaataaaatttctttttctatttgaaTTAATGAATGCTTCAAATATGGCTGGAGCATTGTTTGAACTTTACATTGGACATCTACCACATTCAAAGTTCTTGCCGCTGCGGATATAAACCCGACAGTTGCATGACGTATCCAAAGATTAGGATGTACCTACAAAAAATAGttgtgtaaattaattatatcaatatttaaaatgccTCTATCACGATGATAACATACCAGGAAGACCATAGTTTCTGATAATAATTGGTAGAGAGCTGATTTATGTAATAGACCCAATTCAGTAAGTGTTGCCATAGCATTTATGGCCTTTGTAGTTACGAATTCTTCAGGATCGGACAAACCTTGTTGTAAAAGTGGCATTAATATAGGGCTACTGTGCCAACCGACATACGCAGCCACGCCGACTATGCATTCAAAAAAAGAACCTCTTAATTCTTTATCCTCCTTGTCGTTTAAAAACGTGATAACGTGACTGAGTAAAATATCATTGGCTTTCTGTTTTCCGAAAAACAcgcacaatttatttattccgttcTCCATTAACGTTTGTTTGACTAAGTTTTGAGGATCTGTTAACAGCATGGAGACCGACTGTTGAAcctagataaaaaaataaagatagaaaaaacattattaaaataattaaaagtattttggATGTAGTTCACTAAAAATGATATCAATTagctatttttataaaatataaaagcatTTGTACCATTTCGTGTAAAGTTTGCAATTCGCTATCGTAACTGGGTTTTAGCCCTTCTTTGTTTCCCAAATTAGAAAGATGTGCATTTTCCAGATAACGCAAAGCGATATGTGCCAAATGCGCAATATTTTCTGCATAAGCTGCCCTAACAATAACTGCCTCGTCTTGAGTTATATGCGCTAATCCTGGTAAAATATATTCAGGAAATATGTTCACATCTGAAGATGGTATTGATTTTACAAGATGCAAACACTTGGTCAGAGTATGTATTGCTGATACTCTTACTCGCGGCGCCGAATCGTGAACCAGAtgaaactaaataaaatttttttaatatacacgtgttaataatataagaaatacaATTCAGTCATTTGGAAATTGTTTCCATCttagtttaataaatacaaattctttcaatatatatttcaaaaattttttttataaaatactttaatactTACGATATAGGGTAATATTCTATCAAGAATAGTCTCGTCAGAAACATTTTCAGCCAATTCCAATAATATCTCTAAACTGTGTAATTTAGACTGTGAATGATGCAATCCTCTTATGCAAGATGTAACAAGTTGAGTTATAATAACGAGTCCTTCTAAATTTTCACTCGAGGTAGAAATTGATTTCTTGGATTCTGCATTGCATGTTTGTTTATGATTTTCAGACAATTTAACATCTAATTCCGTATCTACTTGAATATCACTGCCAGTATCTTGCGTTGTGCTTTTCATGTCAGTTTGATTTAAATCGGTTTTATCAGAACTCTGATCACTGTCGACTTCTACCATGGTATTTTCTTCGCTATGCCCAGAATCATCCTTAATTGATTctacattattttcatattgACTAGATTTTGTGGTTTCTGCAGGTTTTGTTTCATTTGTTTTTATCCGCTCACTTTCTTCAGTCtttaatatacttataataTTGCCAATGTCCTTTTTCAAtcgcattattttttcatcCGGCGATAAAATGGGAGCAGCAGAGAAAATAAGCATGTAAGATTGCAAGAAGGAATAAAAGTATTCTGGAAACACAGTGCCACGAGTTTGAGCGAGATATATCTCTGCGCTTTTTCTATTTGCCGGATTTCTCTCTAGCATAGAACTAAGCAGCTCACGTATTCCTTGATCGTCTATACTGTCCAAGTGCTTGCTTACAGAATATTCATTGTTTCTATATgctgaatatattaatacaatattaatataatttaaattaatttttacttcatatttaatttttaagtttacctaaaagttgtgAAAAATCGAACGGTGGATGTCCTTCATTATACAATTCTGTTAAAGCACAGCCTGCAGAAAAGATGTCCATCATGGGATGCAAGTCACCTgtttttacttcttgttcAGGTAATAACAATGTATTGCTCAATTCTGAAGATAGTGTTTTCACAAATCGTTCGGGTGCTATGTAGCATGTtctataaatgttaaatatttcattaaacagaaaaaaaacataattttagtaaaataaaaatattaccttCTCCTAGAAGTAtcaaaaaaatacgaaaaatctGCAGGATTATCTTCTGGTAAATATGTTGGCTTAAAACTAGCAAAATCTGTGAGTAATACCCAGTTCCAACTAGTTAtcataatattttctaattttatgtCACCATGACAAACACCAAActatagtaaaaaaaagttatttttttaaattaaaataatcaatttaaataattttttttacatttctattttttttttttttttttaattattttaacatgtaCCTTATGGGCTTGGTTAAGGGCATACAATACTTGGAAAGTAATCCACTTTTTCTCAATACTTGTTAAAAATGGCCTAGTACTGATCCGGTCATAAAgggaatattttacatattctcGCATTATTGAACCTGCTTTTTCTGTAAGCTGATCCAAgcatgtaattaattttaattgtactcAATTaagcatatatttttaaactgtttttatactttatttacAATACTTACAATCATTCGTTGAAATGGTAGGCAGTTAACAGCTGAGGCTAGCTTTGATCTGATTTCCTCTAGCTTATCCTTATAAGTAGATAATGGCAATGTTGGATCATGAATTGCGAACACTTTTACAACTATCAGACCCTCCAAACTGCGAGCCCGAGCCACTTTAAAGAATCTAGTACTTCCTAAACTGCAAATGACAAGTTTTGcaagttaataaattgttcacgtaaataatttctatttatccGAAAGGTTACTTTTAAGTATAGAAAATCTTAAAGAATTACAGgctgtttttattataagataCTATTCAAGCATGTGGCCGAGTACTCTTGACAGTACCTAATTTTACAGAGCACATACACTTGCGAGAGGGAGGACAAGATTTTGATTGAGTTACTTACTTCACGTCGAATAATAAATCGCTGTGATCCGTCAAGTAATGTTCAACCGGAAATATTTGGCTGGGCGCAATGCCCACTAATTGATTGCCCATTTTCGCTACGACGACGAAAGTTTAGATAAAAGCGATACGCTCACTTGTCGACATCCATTTTTCCCAATTTTTCGCATGTTACGGCTACAATGCCGCCAACTCTGTAATAAATTCCGTAACTCAAAGAACGCATCTAGGGTGCGTTCCGTTATTTACTGCAAGCCTGAGTGTGGGTGCGCTCCGTTTTAGTGCACTTTCACACTTCTGTAAGATTGTAAAACTGAACGTACCACTACTGCGGGTGCTCCGGTTGCTCTGGCTGCTCCGGCTGATCATAGTAGCCGCAACAGGAACTACGGGACCTACAGGAAGGTGCATACAAGAGGCTAGGCTAAGGCCAGCTCAGGCCGAAACAACGCGACAATAAGTAACAAGATGTCACGTCAGCAGGACTTCAACGATCTCCTCAGCTTgcgaaatcaattttatatcggCAACTATCAGCAATGTATCAACGAAGCACAGAAACTTAAGGTGAAAATTATTCCATTTCAATTGTGACGTTTTAGAAATACAAATGTCATAATACATCTGTTTGAATTTTCAATATAGGTGCTAACTATTTCTTTCCTTATCATTGCTATTTCTAATAAGtgctcgtttattttattaatgtctattatatcagtttttttttattacactacataaaaaaaaatagaactttagttaatattaaatgtccagatttttaaaaagttaataaaaataagtaatgcTCTTTGATTGAACTTTTTCTCgtattaagttttaataatatattgtttaatttgcaaaattaactCTTTTACATTTGtacaaattaacttttatttttttcagacatCTATTCCAGACATTGCTATACAGCGTGATGGCTTCCTTTATCGTGCATACATAGCACAAAGAAAGTTTCGTGTGGTACTAGATGAGATCAACAGTTCATCTCCAGTAGATTTGCAACCTCTGAGAACCTTAGCAGACTATTTCGCCAATCCACATCGTCGGGAGGCTATAATAGCAGAACTAGATAAAGAAACCAAAACTATAAGTTACGATCGATATAATCTCTTAATAGTGGCTGCAACCATTTACTATCATGAGAAAAATCTGGAGGATGCCCATCGAGTAACATGTAACTCTGACCATTTGGAGTTAATGGCACTGACATTGCAGATATATCTCAAGATGGATCGTCTTGATCTGGCTCGTAAGGAGTTTAAGGatatgcaagaaaaaaatgatgACGATATTTTGACTCAGCTTGCTCAGGCATGGTTAAACATTAGTTGTGGTGGTGACAAACTGTTGCAAGAtgcttattatatttttcaggtgagaaaataaatttttatttaccttaaaattacttaataaatttttttaactaataataatacttaataaattttttaattaaattttttaaaattatgaattattttagGAAATGATCGATAAATATTCCAGCACAAGCATGTTGCTAAATGGCCAGGCTACTTGTTTTATAGGGCAGGCGAAATATGAAGAAGCAGAAACGGCTTTGCAGGAAGCTCTCGATAAAGATAGTAATAATCCAGACACATTGATTAATATGATTGTTCTTTCGCAACATATGGGCAAACCACCAGAAGTAGCAAATCGTTACTTAAGCCAATTAAAGGATTCTCATTTAGAGCATCCTTTTGTCAAGGAATACTTgcagaaagaaatagaattcCATAGACTTAAAGAACAATATTCATCTTCTGTTTGAGTAACTTTTATGAAATTATGACATTCAGTGGAATAAGATCAATCAGGTATTGATAATGAATGGATTTAAGTGGATGAAACAAGTTTGATTTTTGAACGTGTCTAATGAAAAAGGCTTCTCTTTAGCTGTTAACTTCTCTTCCAAAACTGAAATATTTAGATAGATCCAATAGTTCGCAGTACATTTCAGATCTTCAATAAttgaaaagtatataaaattattgttttatttttgttgagAACAagtcaaaatttaatatataatattaactcTTAAACTTTCAAAAACACATAGAAtgatattacatatatattttaactataatcatttaagttatttttcgtaaaatagAACTCGTAACTTTTGTGAATagatacattttatttgtagAATATATTGCTCttcaatattgaaatattttgtttctatataaaattagatatatgtattgataaaaagaaataggtATATCAAAGTTACACGGATAATGAAAATGTTTGGAACTGCAAAATGCGTGATTAAAAGAGTTATCCATTTTATCCTAAATGTTACACTTTCACTACATAATCACAAAAATATGGCTGccattttataaaactacAACTTATCGAAATTAGAGACAGTCTCGTGTATCTCTGCGGAAGCAGAGCTACTTTGCTCAGAGATTTCAGGTTTCTATGCTGAAACATAGAGAAGAAGCATCTTTTCATGAAATATTCGTATCGCCAATTGTAAATGTAGACAAAACAAGTATAagcgaaatattaaagtaaaatacttcgtacattataaatacacaaaaattggaaaatgtcttttttaatttgcaaattatcctttaatatttttaaatatctttattatgaaaataaatcgttaatgacttattaattgcataagtttcaatttttataagaaccTAGTGCATTAATCTCccttttagtttttaataaaaaaaatgtacaattaaaatttataaaatatcttatataATATAGGTAATTATACATTTGAGGATTTAATGTAAACAAGAACGATATTAGATTTTAAAGCAACTCGAATCGATATAGAATTAAGgtagacaattttttaataaaattaaaaaagaattttattttaagatgGATGGCATAAATAATCCACAATagacatatataaaataatttaattttttattagtggcggtgggtttttttttttcaaagaaccGTTGTCTATAATAGCGTTGATTTCACAACAGAATAAGTGTCAAACTGTACATAGAACATAACTTGTTCCATATTAAACTGTTCCTGTATATGTCTTTGacgatatatacataaaattattttattcctgaATGTATTTACCGCGTgaagtatatttattattgtatgATTAATAGAATGAGACCAAAGTTAAcatcgttaaattaatattaatccaAGGCTAGATGCATTATCGAATCTACATGTGATATGACTGTCTTATAtaagtcattaaaaaaatatccattATAATCctaattattgataatttacATTATCATATATTTGATATTCTTAAACTAATAT is a window from the Cardiocondyla obscurior isolate alpha-2009 linkage group LG01, Cobs3.1, whole genome shotgun sequence genome containing:
- the Vps15 gene encoding phosphoinositide 3-kinase regulatory subunit 4, producing the protein MGNQLVGIAPSQIFPVEHYLTDHSDLLFDVNLGSTRFFKVARARSLEGLIVVKVFAIHDPTLPLSTYKDKLEEIRSKLASAVNCLPFQRMILTEKAGSIMREYVKYSLYDRISTRPFLTSIEKKWITFQVLYALNQAHKFGVCHGDIKLENIMITSWNWVLLTDFASFKPTYLPEDNPADFSYFFDTSRRRTCYIAPERFVKTLSSELSNTLLLPEQEVKTGDLHPMMDIFSAGCALTELYNEGHPPFDFSQLLAYRNNEYSVSKHLDSIDDQGIRELLSSMLERNPANRKSAEIYLAQTRGTVFPEYFYSFLQSYMLIFSAAPILSPDEKIMRLKKDIGNIISILKTEESERIKTNETKPAETTKSSQYENNVESIKDDSGHSEENTMVEVDSDQSSDKTDLNQTDMKSTTQDTGSDIQVDTELDVKLSENHKQTCNAESKKSISTSSENLEGLVIITQLVTSCIRGLHHSQSKLHSLEILLELAENVSDETILDRILPYIFHLVHDSAPRVRVSAIHTLTKCLHLVKSIPSSDVNIFPEYILPGLAHITQDEAVIVRAAYAENIAHLAHIALRYLENAHLSNLGNKEGLKPSYDSELQTLHEMVQQSVSMLLTDPQNLVKQTLMENGINKLCVFFGKQKANDILLSHVITFLNDKEDKELRGSFFECIVGVAAYVGWHSSPILMPLLQQGLSDPEEFVTTKAINAMATLTELGLLHKSALYQLLSETMVFLVHPNLWIRHATVGFISAAARTLNVVDVQCKVQTMLQPYLKHSLIQIEKEILLLEALVPPISRIVYDSIVKYNDVEELFQVLEHRQAVRAKAITGVVPSQYNDMSTSLRNLFRRLSSESMTEAVEDQLLIMKPHLMKINKYRNSADSKQNAIKSADGKLELSLVRDRIRHHVVVLYPDTKGDLTLPPFKRLDRRTSETGTYATMNQEWRTMFAAQDNTQHAIVKMSDMTGSSGSPSQSIHSGDIHLSPHHCLSDMTSINSLMNDHSLHERSYIQYRCAPCRLEVRQLTYRKQEQHAAVLRAKRWANNIACEAGSSSLPKDWRPRGIPVAHLHEHRAAVNKLVSIPDTSLFASSSSDGCIKIWDASKMEGRNIANRSRQTYMHRGGPLVGLTVCDQGQSLASSASTSGTVFVLRIEPNSSKMSLIGTRQLDCQEEGSAVDIQYLDFGSQSVLVYASLYGSLVGWDLRCPGTIWRLENDLKHGVITSFCVNSHQQWLTLGTSSGIHTCWDLRFQLPITSIKHPTGARVRKVITHPTENSWIISAVQGNNEISMWNLETDHRQMVLWASNAPPLSRTQTGHTVCAMYAGCIDCSGFLLAGGTDMRLRFWDFNRPIASYVALPAANDILTPNSLAYDLRLIDGTNVVQEVLVDDDSNPLSGSDTRGRNMEESGPETPPSGQHDTISAVAMSKTCILTGSTDGLIQVWK
- the Epsiloncop gene encoding coatomer subunit epsilon, with the translated sequence MSRQQDFNDLLSLRNQFYIGNYQQCINEAQKLKTSIPDIAIQRDGFLYRAYIAQRKFRVVLDEINSSSPVDLQPLRTLADYFANPHRREAIIAELDKETKTISYDRYNLLIVAATIYYHEKNLEDAHRVTCNSDHLELMALTLQIYLKMDRLDLARKEFKDMQEKNDDDILTQLAQAWLNISCGGDKLLQDAYYIFQEMIDKYSSTSMLLNGQATCFIGQAKYEEAETALQEALDKDSNNPDTLINMIVLSQHMGKPPEVANRYLSQLKDSHLEHPFVKEYLQKEIEFHRLKEQYSSSV